Proteins encoded together in one Ipomoea triloba cultivar NCNSP0323 chromosome 4, ASM357664v1 window:
- the LOC116017612 gene encoding E3 ubiquitin-protein ligase SIRP1-like, giving the protein MDDAEGRRYWCYHCCEVVNPMIESEGGVEWQCPICGNGFVEEMESATAPQNPFDSDPALALWAPILLGMMSSNARHRFRRLELEGNNSESNGGNERLRRLELEDNNNSESNGEGEDRELESLIRRRRSIARLVQLLQSIRGGLLSANSSVVDRSERGRRFGGEPMIVINPLNQTIIVQGSSDSNPPPPTPPLPGNQAIGALGDYFIGPSLEMLLQHLAENDPNRYGTPPAQKGTVEALPMVKVEDDASQCSVCLEDFEIEAEAKEMPCKHRFHSDCILPWLQLHNSCPVCRYQLPPDQPNNAEEAPQGSRNQNGQHFSIAIPWPFSSSTPPASQSSNGYGYSLPPNTSSSTNASQTTHTHDN; this is encoded by the coding sequence ATGGATGATGCGGAAGGTAGAAGATATTGGTGTTACCATTGTTGTGAGGTGGTGAATCCAATGATAGAGTCGGAGGGAGGAGTAGAATGGCAATGCCCCATATGTGGGAATGGCTTTGTGGAGGAAATGGAATCTGCAACTGCCCCTCAAAACCCCTTTGATTCTGATCCTGCACTCGCTCTTTGGGCACCGATCTTGCTTGGAATGATGAGCAGCAACGCCCGTCACAGGTTCAGGCGCTTGGAATTGGAAGGCAACAATAGCGAAAGCAATGGTGGGAATGAGAGGCTCAGGCGCTTGGAATTGGAAGACAACAATAATAGCGAAAGCAATGGTGAGGGTGAAGATCGTGAGCTGGAGTCTCTAATTCGTAGGAGGAGGAGCATTGCCAGACTTGTGCAGCTGCTGCAAAGCATTCGAGGTGGACTATTATCCGCGAATTCTTCTGTAGTTGATAGAAGCGAGAGAGGGAGGAGGTTCGGGGGGGAGCCAATGATAGTCATAAATCCCTTGAACCAAACCATCATTGTTCAGGGCTCTTCTGATTCCAATCCTCCTCCCCCTACTCCTCCTCTTCCAGGGAACCAAGCTATAGGCGCCTTGGGCGATTACTTCATTGGCCCTAGTTTAGAAATGCTTCTGCAGCATTTGGCCGAAAATGATCCAAACAGGTATGGAACACCGCCAGCCCAGAAAGGGACAGTGGAGGCTCTGCCAATGGTGAAGGTTGAGGACGATGCATCACAATGTTCTGTTTGCTTGGAAGACTTTGAAATCGAGGCAGAAGCAAAGGAGATGCCGTGTAAGCACAGGTTCCACAGCGACTGCATCTTGCCGTGGCTCCAGCTTCACAATTCTTGTCCGGTCTGTAGGTACCAGCTGCCTCCTGATCAACCCAACAATGCTGAGGAGGCTCCTCAAGGCAGTAGAAATCAAAATGGGCAACACTTCTCAATAGCAATTCCATGGCCATTTTCATCCTCAACCCCCCCAGCATCCCAATCTAGCAATGGTTATGGTTATTCATTGCCACCAAATACCTCCTCATCAACAAATGCTAGCCAGACTACTCATACACACGATAATTAA
- the LOC116017835 gene encoding pyruvate kinase, cytosolic isozyme-like, producing MTVANMDNAGAEKRPKTKIVCTLGPASRSVPMVEKLLRAGMNVARFNFSHGSHEYHQETLNNLRQAMENTGILCAVMLDTKGPEIRTGFLKDGKPIQLKQGQEITISTDYSIKGDENMICMSYKKLAEDVKPQSVILCADGTISFTVLSCDKEKGLVCCRCENTAVLGERKNVNLPGVIVDLPTLTDKDKDDILKWGVPNKIDMIALSFVRKGSDLVEVRKVLGHHAKRILLMSKVENQEGVANFDDILANSDAFMVARGDLGMEIPIEKIFLAQKVMIYKCNIQGKPVVTATQMLESMIKSPRPTRAEATDVANAVLDGTDCVMLSGETAAGAYPELAVRTMARICMEAESTIDYGDVFKRIMLNAPVPMSPLESLASSAVRTANSAKAALILVLTRGGSTAKLVAKYRPGMPILSVVVPEIKTDSFDWSCSDESPARHSLIFRGLVPVLCAGSARASDEESTEEALEFSLQHAKAKGLCKAGDAAVVLHRIGTASVIKIVTVK from the exons ATGACGGTTGCGAACATGGATAACGCCGGCGCCGAGAAGCGTCCCAAGACGAAAATTGTCTGCACTCTTGGGCCGGCTTCCCGCTCGGTGCCCATGGTCGAGAAGCTTCTACGGGCCGGCATGAACGTCGCCCGATTCAATTTCTCACATGGATCTCACGAGTATCACCAGGAGACCCTCAATAATCTCCGCCAGGCCATGGAGAATACCGGTATTCTCTGCGCTGTCATGCTCGACACCAAG GGTCCAGAAATTCGTACTGGGTTTTTGAAAGATGGCAAGCCCATTCAACTGAAGCAAGGTCAAGAGATTACAATCTCCACTGATTACAGCATCAAGGGTGATGAGAATATGATCTGCATGAGCTACAAAAAGTTGGCGGAGGATGTTAAGCCACAAAGCGTTATACTGTGTGCAGATGGCACGATCTCCTTTACTGTCCTGTCATGTGACAAAGAAAAGGGTTTGGTGTGCTGCCGCTGTGAGAACACTGCTGTTCTTGGTGAGAGAAAGAACGTCAATCTCCCTGGGGTTATTGTTGATCTTCCAACATTGACAGATAAAGACAAGGATGATATTTTAAAGTGGGGGGTCCCTAATAAAATTGACATGATTGCCTTGTCCTTTGTTCGCAAGGGTTCAGATTTGGTGGAGGTCCGAAAGGTGCTTGGTCATCATGCAAAGAGAATCCTCCTTATGTCAAAG GTTGAAAACCAAGAAGGTGTAGCAAATTTTGATGATATTCTTGCCAACTCTGATGCATTTATGGTGGCAAGAGGTGACCTGGGTATGGAAATTCCAATTGAGAAGATATTTTTAGCTCAGAAGGTAATGATTTACAAGTGCAACATCCAAGGGAAGCCTGTTGTCACAGCCACCCAAATGTTAGAATCTATGATCAAGTCTCCAAGGCCAACTCGTGCAGAAGCAACAGATGTTGCGAATGCTGTTCTTGATGGGACAGACTGTGTAATGCTTAGTGGTGAAACAGCTGCTGGAGCTTATCCAGAACTTGCCGTGAGGACCATGGCCAGAATCTGCATGGAAGCAGAAAGCACAATTGATTATGGAGATGTATTCAAAAGGATAATGCTAAATGCACCAGTTCCTATGAGCCCGCTAGAGAGCCTTGCATCTTCTGCTGTCCGAACAGCAAACTCTGCAAAAGCAGCTCTTATCCTTGTTCTAACCAGAGGAGGAAGTACTGCAAAACTGGTGGCCAAATACAGGCCTGGAATGCCTATATTGTCTGTTGTTGTCCCTGAGATCAAGACCGACTCATTTGACTGGTCTTGTAGTGATGAGTCTCCAGCAAGGCATAGCCTTATCTTCAGGGGATTGGTTCCTGTTCTGTGTGCAGGATCTGCAAGGGCATCTGATGAAGAGTCAACAGAGGAAGCACTTGAATTTTCCCTTCAACATGCCAAAGCAAAAGGGCTATGCAAGGCAGGAGATGCAGCTGTTGTCCTGCATCGTATTGGAACTGCTTCTGTGATTAAGATTGTGACGGTTAAGTAA
- the LOC116017225 gene encoding L-ascorbate oxidase homolog produces MGKSSPWVAVLVLLCLSVAAMAEDPYVFFEWKVTYGTISPFGVPQQAILINGQLPGPKINCTSNNNIVINVFNELDEPLLLTWNGIQHRKNSWQDGMPGTMCPIMPGTNLTYHFQVKDQIGSYFYFPSTGMLKAAGGYGALTIHSRPLIPVPFDWPAEEYHIFLSDWYSKGHKGLKKLLSEGRSIARPSGVLINAKHGNVGDKLEPIATMEAGKTYRFRVCNVGLRTSINFRFQGHSMKLVELEGAHTVQNDYDSMDLHVGHCLAVLVTADQEPKDYYLVASSRFFKEQYTSVALISYANGKGVPASSELPKPPPEGTEGIAWSINQFRSFRWNLTASAARPNPQGSYHYGQIEITRTIKLVSSKSHEGDKVRYALNGISHVDGDTPLKLAEYYQVPEKVFKYNIMSDTPPADLTKVTVAPNVVNATFRNFVEIIFENHEKTIQSYHIDGYAFFAVAIEPGKWSPEKRKNYNLVDAVSRQNIQVYPGSWAAIMTTLDNAGMWNVRSQMWERFFLGQQFYFSVLSPGRSLRDEYNLPENQALCGIVKTMAKPAPYTL; encoded by the coding sequence ATGGGAAAGAGCAGCCCATGGGTGGCGGTTTTGGTGTTGTTGTGTCTCTCCGTGGCGGCGATGGCGGAGGATCCCTACGTTTTCTTCGAGTGGAAAGTGACGTACGGCACCATCTCCCCCTTTGGTGTCCCCCAACAAGCGATTCTCATCAACGGTCAATTGCCGGGTCCTAAGATCAACTGCACATCTAATAACAACATTGTTATTAATGTGTTTAACGAGCTGGATGAGCCTTTGCTGTTGACCTGGAACGGTATCCAGCACCGCAAGAATTCTTGGCAAGATGGGATGCCCGGAACTATGTGCCCTATCATGCCCGGAACCAACTTAACCTATCATTTCCAGGTGAAGGATCAAATCGGCTCCTACTTCTACTTCCCCTCCACCGGCATGCTAAAAGCCGCGGGTGGTTACGGCGCACTCACCATTCACAGCCGTCCACTTATCCCTGTCCCCTTCGACTGGCCCGCCGAAGAGTACCACATCTTTCTCAGTGATTGGTACAGTAAGGGCCACAAGGGACTTAAGAAACTCCTCAGCGAAGGCCGATCTATTGCCAGGCCTAGCGGGGTCCTTATTAACGCCAAGCACGGCAACGTGGGGGACAAGCTTGAGCCCATTGCCACCATGGAGGCCGGAAAGACCTACAGGTTTAGGGTTTGCAATGTGGGGTTGAGGACCTCTATTAACTTCCGCTTCCAAGGCCACTCCATGAAGCTTGTTGAGCTTGAAGGCGCCCACACTGTCCAGAACGATTACGACTCCATGGACTTGCACGTAGGACATTGTCTCGCAGTCCTCGTCACGGCTGACCAAGAGCCTAAAGATTATTACTTGGTGGCCTCCAGTAGGTTCTTCAAGGAGCAATACACCAGCGTGGCTCTCATTAGCTACGCCAATGGCAAGGGCGTCCCTGCCTCGTCCGAGCTCCCCAAGCCCCCACCTGAAGGCACCGAGGGCATCGCTTGGTCCATTAACCAGTTCCGATCATTCAGGTGGAACTTGACCGCTAGCGCGGCCCGCCCCAATCCTCAAGGCTCCTACCATTACGGTCAGATTGAGATCACCCGCACCATCAAGTTAGTGAGCAGCAAGAGCCACGAGGGGGACAAAGTCCGGTACGCCCTCAACGGCATCTCCCATGTCGACGGTGACACCCCGTTGAAGCTCGCCGAGTACTACCAAGTCCCGGAGAAAGTTTTCAAGTACAACATCATGAGCGACACCCCACCGGCGGACCTTACCAAGGTCACCGTGGCCCCTAACGTTGTGAACGCCACCTTCCGCAATTTCGTGGAAATCATCTTTGAGAATCACGAGAAGACCATCCAGAGTTACCACATCGACGGCTACGCGTTCTTTGCGGTGGCCATCGAGCCAGGGAAGTGGTCACCCGAGAAGAGAAAGAATTACAACCTGGTGGACGCGGTGAGTCGTCAGAACATCCAAGTCTACCCCGGCTCTTGGGCCGCCATCATGACCACCCTTGACAACGCTGGAATGTGGAATGTGAGGTCACAAATGTGGGAGAGGTTTTTCTTGGGACAACAATTCTATTTCAGCGTCCTCTCCCCTGGACGCTCTCTTAGAGATGAGTACAATCTTCCAGAGAACCAAGCACTATGTGGTATAGTCAAGACCATGGCCAAGCCAGCTCCATACACCCTCTAA